GTGCGGTAAATCGGGCTTTCAGCATCATCTTTATTTCTACTTTGTCAAAATGAGGACTTCACACAAGGGTCAGGATATGATTGAGTAAAGAGGTCACGGCTCGTTTCTTCTATCGAACCGTTACGTTATACCCTTAAACCGTCAATCCATCAGCAAGGGGTGCTGGCTTATATATGAAGATCAAACCTATTTTACAGAAGACCTATTTTCGAACCTTTCTTGTACTGACCACCGTTCTGATCTGTTCCATGATTCCCTTCGTCTATTTACTGTCTGCAGAATTCGCAAAATACACCATGCTGGAGGTGCGCAGCAATTCGCAGAACGAAGTCAACAACCTGGCTTCGAAGGCCGAAATGATTCTCGGCAATTTGAAAGCTAACGGGCTCAGCATGTACGCCGATCAGAATATTCAGAACTGGTTCTTCAATACAAGCAAAGATCCGCTCATCGACCATGCTGCGCTCGTCGCCCAATCCAACTTCATGTCCACCGAACCACTCATCCAGCGATCCTATCTGATTAATTTGAAGCAAAATCTTGTCGTCGATTCCAAAGCCGGAATCGTCCGTAATGAATCCTTTGCCGACCCGAGCATGCTGGAGCGTGTGAAGTCATTCCACCCCCAATATTTGCGCTTCTTTAATCATTCGCTGGATGGCTCGGACTCCCTGGCCCTTATTCTGCCCGCAACCCCCGAGAAGCCGTCTGACTTCTACCTCGTGCTGCTCGTTGATAAACCGCTGCTGTCGAAGCTTCTGTTCGGCCAAACGATCGCCTCGGAGCAAGACATTCGGATTCTCGACGAGCATGGGCAACTTCTATTGGGCGTATCCAATCCCGCGCTGAGCGGACAGCTTTATCAAGCGAGCCGGGAGCTGCAGGACAGCGATTTTCAAGTTCGGCTCCCCCATCAGAGATGGTTCGTCAATACAGCCAAGCTGACTACTGAAAATTGGTCGGTATACTACTCGAACGAGTATCATATTTTGACACGCCACATCTCCTTATTCCAGCACAAATTGATAACGTATACATTGCTGCTACTGGCACTCCTCTCCTTGTTGTTCTTCTGGAGTTCTCGCCGTTCCTTGCGTTCCATCACCTTCTTGTCGGAAAAGCTGAAGGGAAAGGTTGCATTCGCAAACTCCACGTTCGATGCCAAGCCGGATATCCAATGGATCCACGACGGCATCGATATGCTGCTGAACAACGTGGAGCAGCTTCATGCATCCATGAGAAACCAATCCGAGCTCGTTCGAACGGAACTACTCGCCCAGTGGATGCTGCACGGGACGCCGGGTACCAAGGGCTATGAATATATCCATACCCAGACCAAGCTCGCTTCCTGCGACGTTCTGTTTTTGGCCGTTCTTCGGATCGAAGCCTATACGGTCTTTTGCGAACGTTACGATTTCCCCTCCCGGAAATTGATCAAGTACGCCATACGCAATATTAGCGAAGAAGTGTTTGGTGCAGGTTCTTATGCGGCCGAAGGCTTGGATATGGGCGGCGATCACCTTATCCTGGTCATCGGAGGCCAAGAATTGGACGAGCTTCAGCTACAACGTCTTCTGGAGGAGATCCACCATCAGGTCGCACGCATTCTGAACGTTGATACAACGGCTGCAGTCAGCAATGCCTATGACTTCGGCGCTAATATCCGAAACATCTATGATCATATCTACGAATTGACGAAACTGCGATTTCTTAACGGAGAGAAGCAAATTTTTCTGGAGAGCGATTATGAAGAGTTTATGGCAGGGTATCCTTCTGCGTCTGAGGCGCTGGAGACAGCCGAGATCATCAAGTCGATCCGCCGCGGCCGCCCGGAGACCGCGCTCGTTCTGCTGCGTCAGCAGATGAAGCACGTCCATGAGCTTCCTTATCGCGACTGTAAGCTTAACCTGACCTACTTTACTTATGACCTGCTCAAAAATTTTAACAAGTCCAGCGTTCTGCATGAAATCAGCAGCATCCATCAATTGCTGGAGCGGTACAGCACGCTGTCCGAGTTTCAAGCATGGCTGGAGAGCATCGTCACGAAGCTCGCATCCGAGACCGAAGTTCCGAAATCTTCGAACCGCAAGGAAGAGATCGTCTTGGAGATTAAAGAATACGTGGACAACCACTTGCAGGATGCGCAATTATCGATCGAGCAGATAGCCGACAATTTTTCCTTCTCCGTCAGCTATATCCGGCAGCTATTCAAAGAGATCATGAACGTGTCATTGTCCGAGTACATCCTTCAGGAACGAATCGAGAGAGTGAAGGAGAAACTGATCTCCAGCCAGCTCTCGGTGCTGGAGATTGCAGATCAATGCGGTTTCATATCCAAAGGGCATTTTTTTTCCGCATTCAAGAAGTTCACGAATCTAACTCCGAAGCAGTATCGGGAAATCCACGGGGACTCCCCTAGTTAAGATATCGCGCTTGCCAGCTTATCATGGAGAAGCGGCAGCTAAGTATGCTTGTTTTGCAGGAACAGATCCAAGTCGAAAAGGACCTTTCCCGTAAAGCCCCACAGTGCTTACGGAAAGGTCCTTATTCGTTTATCCAAAAAGCTCTGGCGCCCTGACGCTATTTACCGTTCGTTTCTTGAACCGGCTCAAGACCCAGCTTCGGATTCGCCAAGTCGAGTTTATACATGATCTGATTGTAGTTATACCGTGGCGTTGGGACATGATTCGTGAATGTATTCGTATAGGTTCCTTCGAAGTAGATGACCCGGCCGCCGTCCTTGTTGAAGTATTCATGCTGGGCTACGTTATAAAAAGTATAGTCGTTATGCGTAATGATATGCTTGGCATTGGTCCAAGGACCTTGAGGCGATGGTGCTTCCGCGTACCAGACTTCCCCAAGTACCGATGTCTTGCCTTGTATCTGCTGCGCGATCATCACGTAACGCTGCCGATATTCATTCCATTCAATGGAGCTTTGGGCGATTTGAACGTCTTCACCGGTATCGATATCCTTCAATTGATAATAACGCGGGTCGTCAGCTTTGATCAGCCCTAATTGGATCAGCTCTTTCTCTTGTTCTTGGTTGAGCGGCTGAGTGTCCTTTTTCCAGCCCCATACGAGCTTACCGTCCGCGTCGCGTTCCAGCGACGTTTGAGCCCCGTTGTATGTCGTTCCCGGCGTCAGGCAAGTAAACGATTCGTATTGGGTATAGTCGATGATGGCGTCATAGCTGGCAGCAACGCGCAAATTCGGAATTCGGTGTTCGGTAAAGAGCCAGTATCCCTTACCCCCCTCCTCGTAGAAGGTCGCCTGTCCGCCCGGATGACGCCAGTCGTCTTTGGAAGGGAACTGGACGACCTGCTCGAACTCCTTCGTCGTGTCGTTAAAGGCAAGAATACCGAAGGCGGTGGGTTCAGGATTGTGCGTGCTGTAGCCAGCGAGCAGACGTTCCTGTCCGGCGCTGTCCTTGGCGGTCATCAGACCGAATACCCAGGCTATGCCTGCACCATCAGGCAGAGGCGGCACCAAACTTTTGACGAAACCGTCTTGATTCGTAAAATAGTCCAGATTCACACCGATATCCGGGTCCAGTCCCCCCTTACTCGGAAGCTTCGAAGTCGCACCCGTCACGCGGAAGTTCCCCAGCGGATAGGCCGGTCTGTCCGTATCGCCCCAGAACCAGTACAGTTTATTGTTGTACTCGATCGTCTGCACGGAATCCTGTCCCATGACCAAGCCGTTGATCAGCGGCTCGTTAATGGGCGGCTTCTGGCCAACGAGTAAGCTGTCGCGATAAATGCCTTGGCCTGTCAGCCGGTACAGCCGCTCTGCAATGTTGATCCGATTCATCTCGAGCGTTACACTGCCGTTTGGCTTAACCTCTACAGCCTGCCCCCGGTAGCCAAACATATCGGCAGGAATGTCGTAGCCGTCACTCGACATATGGAAGAAGACCGTCTGATCCATCAGACCTGGCTCGTCAAATGCCACAATACCGGCACTGTCCGTATAATACAACACACTGTTCGTCGTCTTCAGTTGGACATGTGGGATGCCCCTGCCTGTCTCGGCATCCACCACCTTGATCATGAATGGCCCCTGGACCTTTATCTTCTCGCTGCTCACATTCGGCTCGGCGCTGCTTCCCGCCGCCTGCACTGCCATCGCGGCGCCCGGCGCCGTCATGGCCATCAGCAGGATACAAGTCCATATCCCCGCACGTTTCCACTGTTTCATTTTCATTTCTCATACCTCCCGAACTTTTGGCCTTTTGATAGAAGAAATCGTTGCTCTAACCCGATACCGTCTGTTCAATCCATATTTCTACTGCCATGGTTACCCAAATACCTCTGGATGTGTTTGGTTTATCGCGTCCAAGCGATCGAAGCGACACTGAGCGGCATTGCTTCTCCGTTGATGAACTCCTCACTAACCACCTCCTTTCGCAGCATGGGAGCAATGCGATGTTCCAGATCGAGCAATAAAAACATCTATCCACGTGCTTATTCAATGAAGCCAGACCACATTTAACGGGAGTTTTGTTCTTGCGATATGAGGAAGCTCCGTCTCGAAGTACATTATGTAAGCGGATACATTAATCTTTGTGAGTAACAGCCGCACAAGCTGCGCGGCTGTTCTCTGTAAAGAAATGTCTTTCGAACCCATAAATCTGCTTATGAATATCAATGAAGTCCGATTTCCCTGTCCCCCCTAATATATAGTAGGAATTATTCCACCTAAGACAGTTGACGTTAGGAACCCATGCGCATTCGCGACCAATCGAAGCTAATCGCCTCCAGCAGTGCGCGTGCAAGCAGCAGATGGCCCGTCAAGCTCGGATGCACCCGATCGGACACCAGCGCAGTCGGATGTACGTAGTCGAAATGGCTGGCGAAAGCCGCCTGCGTATCCACAAACAATGCGCCTACCCGCTCCGCAACCCTTTTGGTAGCCCGTCCGAACTCATCCATCCGGCTGCGCATGCGATCTTGGTCATTCGGCTCCAGATAGAACGGCGTCATTCGGCCGGAGCCTGATCGTCTTCACCTCGAACGGACGGAACTTAAGTGATACCTCTTCGCCCTCCTGCGGCAAAGCCGCCAACTTCTCCTCCAGCATGTTTGTCTCATAAACCGCCGCAACGGACAGCCCGAAGTGAAGCCCGCACGCTACGGAAGCTCCCTTGCTCTCGTACAGACGCACGATCCAATCGCCCGATCCGTCTTCGGCAAGCTTGACCGTCTCCGCGATCACATTGGCTTGATCGATGAAGAGCAGCGATTGCGCCTCCCGGCCTCCTCCGGACACGAGGCTGACAGGATAGTTCAGCTCGTAAGCTTCCTGTACGACAGGACTATCCAGAAACGCGCCGTTCCAGAACGTAAATCCATATGCAAAATGGTGCGTCCCTTGATCCGACGTCTCATCCGGCCACGTCGGAGCCCGAAGCAGCGTTAGGCTCATCGTGTTGCCGTTCACGGAAATCCCGTATTTGCAATCGTTCAGCAGCGCGAAGCCGCGATTCGCTTCAGCAAGCGCCGACCATTTATGCTGAACCACTTCGTAACGATCCGAATCATGCGGACGCGAAGCATGATTCGGTCTCTTGACATAACCGAACTGGATCTCCTGCAACGACTCGTTCGCATGAACGCGAACCGGGAAATCGACTTTTAGCAGCTTGTTCTTCTCGCACCAGTGAACCGTCGTATGGAATTCCACTCGACGGCTGCCGGCGCGCAAACGGATATCCTGGACCATGGTCGATTGGTTCAGTTCGCGCTCAACCCGAATATTGGCGAAGAGCGGTCCGTTTGCGGTAACGGATACCTTGGCGTTTGTTTTCAGTTCGACGGGTGCCAAGCGGTAGCGCCGATCGATCTCCCAAGCATCGAAATCCGAATTTTGATCCCTATACATCCGCATGACGTTGCAGCGATCCGCCGCCCATTCCGTGCCGGTCTCCTTGTCAAAAATACGAGTCAACTCTCCCAGTTCGTTCATTTCGAGCGCAATCCATTCGTTCTCTAGACGCGATTCCGTTGCAAGGACCGCAGACGTTGCTGGAGCATCTCCCGCTTCCACTTCTTCAGTCTTGTACGTTGACCAGCCCATGGAAGGCGCCTCTACCTCGGCGTAGCGAAGGCCTTCGTGCATTTGCACCGGCAGAACCACTCCATTCTCATCCGCAATTCCATGGATGCCGGCAGGTAACGCGACCAGTTCCTTTCTCGGCCAGGACAGCGAGTTAAAGACGGTAACCCGGGAGGCATCGTCGTCCGTGAGCGCATCTCTTGCGTCTGAAGCCATGTCATATACGTTCTGATTCAATTCCTTCAGCTCCAGCTGCGCCTCTTCGTGGACGCGATGAATGGAGGAACCCGGCAGAATATCGTGGAATTGGTTCAGCAGCAGAACCTTCCATAACCGTTCCAAGTCCTCGTAAGGGTAAGCTCGGTTATTAAGCAGCTTCGCCGCAGCCCCCCAAAGCTCCACCTCGCGGAAACCGATTTCCGCCTTCCGGTTTAGCTTTTTGATGATCGCTTGCGTCGTGTAGGTCCCGCGATGAGCGGGATAATAGAGCTCTCCTACATATTTGGCGTCAGGAATGCCTTTTTCGATCTGATCCTCAAAAAATTCGATCGGCGAGCCATGCTTTGTCTTGGGGACGCCCTCCAAATTGCCGAGCCTGCGCATAAACTCGAGATCGTCCCGATTGGATCCGCCGCCTCCGTCGCCATGTCCGAACTGGGTGAGACGTGTGGAAATTCCTTCAAGCTGGACGCGATCGCTCCACTGATGGATCAAGAACGACGGGTTGATCCGAATTGGATAGTAATCGCCGTAATTCATCAGATGCGTCAAAATTTGCGAACCGTCGATCCCTTCCCACATGAACGTATTATGCGGGAACGGATCCGCTACATTATCATAAGTACCGAACAATTTTGTAGACGCGAAATAATGGATCCCGCAGCCCTTCATAATTTGCGGCAGGTTCCCGGAATAGCCGAATACATCAGGCAGCCACAGCATCTCGTTGTCCACGCCGAATTCGTCCTTGAAGAACCGCTTGCCGTGCAGTGCCTGACGGATCAGACTCTCGCCACTGGGCAGATTCGTATCGGGCTCCACCCACATGGAGCCTTCGGGAATGATCCTCCCTTCCTTTACCGCCTGTTTGATGCGCGCATAAAGCTCCGGATACAGCGTCTTGGCCACCTGGAACAAAAACGGCTGGCTCTGGGTATACGTGTATTCCGGGTATTCGTCCATGAGCGCCAGCTGATTGGACATGGTCCGCGCAATCTTCCGCTTTGTCTCCGCGATCGGCCACAGCCAGGCGACATCCAGGTGGGACTGTCCCATCAGGTACAGGGTCGGCGCCGTTGAACCGTTCACGCAGGAGAGGAGCGGCTCCATCAACTTCCGGCACTGCTTTGCATTTTCACCGAGCGATTCCTGACGGAGGGTCAGGTCGATGGTAGCGAACACCTGAGTCAGGCATCGATCAATCTCCGACACGCGGAGGGATTTGGGATTCAGATGATTGCGAAGATCGTACAAGCATTCCAAATCGATGAAAAACTGGTAGACTTCCTCTTCAAAAACGCAAAGCTGTGACTCTCCGAACGTCGGCCTGGAATCCGAATGGCCGGCGTACGCCTCTGCGACGATTTCAAATGCCTCGCCGGCTTTTGCTGAACGGGTTAACGTTACGTAATGATGGTTAAGGTCCTTTGCGCCGCTCACGATACCGTTTATGTACACGGTCGCTTCGGATCCGAAATCAAGCATGGCCACAAGCCGTTTGCCTTCGGCCTCTTTGGGAACAACAATGGTCGTGCGGAACCAGCCGTATCCCCAATTTTCTCCCCACCGTTGGCCCGGAGCGAAACTCTCAAACGGTCGTCCATCCATTTCATGGATGAACAGTTGTTCCATTGTCGTAAAACCGGAAAAATCGATAACAGAAAGCATCGTCATCATAAATTGATCTCTTTTGTTTAGCAGCTTTTCCACATGGAATAAAATCTCTTTCTTTTCATTCAAGGTTTCTCACATCCTATGTTTCGTTATCTATGATCCTATCGCCTTGAGATATGCCGTCCCTCCGCGGCGGCCTTGCAGCGGAGGGACGATTTCTATTCGTTTCCTAGCGCTCTTTGTGCAGCATCATTATAGATTTTCAGCGCTTCATCAATGTTGCCCATTTTTTGGACCTTATCGATGAATGCCTGCCAATTGTCGAAGCTGTTTTTGCCTGCTACGAATTTGGCCTGTTCTTCCGTAACGAACGTCTTGATCGGGTTCATAATCTCCGAGACCCGCTGGCTTTCACTGCCCGTGAGTTGAATCGACGGCTCGCTCAACCAGGAAGGAACATAGTCGTTCTCGGGCATAGGCAGACTCGTCAGGAATTCCGCCTTCTCAATCGGCACCTCTTCATATTTGCCGTTAAATACCGTATAGTCTGTCGCGGCAAAATCCACGAACGCTCTTGCGTCGCTCACCATCTGCAAGCCGGGGTTATGGTTTCGGCTAGCGCGCATGCCGTATTTATCGCCCTCCACCCAGGGATCCTTGGCCGTTTTCAGCGAGTCGACAAAGGTCGGAACGCCGTCTTCCCCGATCGTATAGGTTGTGCCCTCGATTCCCCAAGTGATGAGCTGGATCATTTCATCCGAATATTGATAATCGATGAATTTGATCAATTCTTCAGGGTTTTTAACTTTCGAGCTTACGCCGTAGACTCCCCAGCCCAAGTCAGGGGTATTGCCGTTCACAACCTCCTGCCAGGCTTTTCCGTACTTCGGATTGTCGGGATACAACGAAACCGCGAAAATCTTCCCGTCGTCGGCCGTTCTCGTGTACTCGGCCGGCGTCGTAAACCACTGCGTCAGCCACATGAGGTTGTCGCCGTTCAGCGCTTTTCTTTTCAGCGTATCGTCTGTATCAATGGTATACTCCGGATCTAACAGTTTCTCCGCATACAGCTTATTCGCAAATTGGAGCGCATCTTTATATCCTTCATCCAGAATTCCGTATACGTATTTCTCGCCGTCCCAAAAAATTTCATCCCGGATATGGTTCGCGGAGAACAGCGATCTCAAGCTGTTCCATTTTGTCGCAACGGGATATTTATCGGGGTAGAGCTCTTTAAGTTTTTTGGCAGCCCCATAAAATTCATCGAGCGTTTCCGGAATTTTGATGTTATTGGCCTCGAACACGTCATAGCGGTAAGCAGACGTATTCTGGATGAGCATGCCGCGATCCTCGGGGAATCTGGGCGTGGAGGTTTCTTTAAAGGTGAACATGTTGCCGTCGGCATCCGTTACCCGCTTCATTCCGTTCTTTACCTTGCTAATGTAGTTCATATAGTTCGGCATTAAATCTTGATACTGGCCTAACTCGAGAAGCTGGCCTTGTTCGGCCATTTCGGTCGTATCATAGAATAAAGGCGTCACGAAGAAATCCGTCAGATCGTCGCTTGCGATCATAAGCTTGACCTTTTCGTCATACTCGGAAGACGGAATATAGTTATATTTGATTTCTACCTTTTTGCCCATATAAGCTTCCATGCGCTTGTGCCATTCCTTGCCCACCAGACTATTCGGATTATCCACACCGTTCGCAGGCAGCGTGACCGAAAAGCGCAAGACTTCTTGATTCTCTTCATGGGTATCGGATTTTTTGGAATCATTCGAACATCCGGAAAAAACCATCAGCGCGATCAACCCAAGGACAAGCATTTTTGCCAATTTGTTCATCCCATTTCCCCCTAATTTGCACAATGAACCGCTTCTTCTTCAAATCTGCTATTTATTACTGGTCATGAATGACTGCACACTCAACTTGCTTGCACCGGCGCGTCCGGATCTCTAGCCTTTGATGGAGCCGACGAATATCCCTTTGGTGAAATGCTTCTGAAAGATCGGATAAATACACATGATCGGAAACATGGTAATAATGATGACGCTCATTCTTACCGCCTTCGGATCAAGCGTTTCCCCCGGGGCATTGATGGCGACCGCGCCGCCTCCTACTCGTCCTTGAATCGCGGTCGTATCCAAGGTAAACAGGTAGTTTCGGAGCACCATCTGCAAAGGATACTTATCCTGATCTCGCAGATAAATCAAAGCCTCGAACCAGCTATTCCAGCTTCCGACCAGACCGAATAGAGCAAAGGTTGCAAACAGCGCTTTCGACAACGGCAGTATGATCCTGAAAAGAACGACCAAATCACTCGCTCCATCGATATAGGCAGAGTCCTTCAGTTCAGAAGGAATATTCAGAAAGAAGGTCCGAAACAGAAACACATTATAAGCACTGATCGCACCGGGGAGAATCATGACCCAGACCGTATCCAACAGATTCAAACCGCGCATAAGCAGATAGGTCGGGATTAAGCCGCCGCCGAAAAACATCGTAATCATGAGAAAAATGGTCAGAAATTTCTTGCCCGCAAATCCCGGGATCGTGAGCGGATACGCCATCAGTGCCGTAAACAGCAGCATGATGCACGTAGAGCCGGTCGCATAAATAATCGAGTTCAGATATCCTTTAAAAATGTACGGATCATTAAATACCGTCGTGTACGCTTCCAGATTAAATCCCTTGGGCCAAATCGTTACACTCCCCGAGGAGATGTAACGCGTGCCGCTAAGCGATGTCGCGATAATGTTCAGAATCGGATATAGCACGACAATCAGGATGAATAGCATGATAACCATATTGAATACATCGAATGCTCTGGAACCCAAACTAGCCTTCTTCAACATCCCACCACCTAGAACAAACTCGTCTCTGATACTTTCCGGCTTAACCAATTGGTCAAGTAAAGGATCGTAAAGGAAATAACCGACATGAATAATCCGATGGCCGTCGTGTACTCGTATTGTGCGCCCAGTATACCTTGACGATAAACATAGGATCCGATGACATCTGCTACTTCGTAAGTCTCAGGCGAATAGAGCAGAATGATCTTCTGGAAATCGCTCCCGAGGATTCCTCCGACGGCGAAAATCAGCAAAATGATTGTGGTCGGCTTAAGCGACGGCCATGTGATGTGCAAAACCTTCTTCCATCGGCCTGCGCCGTCTACCTCGGCTACGTCATACAGCGTAGGATCTATTCCGCTTAATGCAGCAAGGTAGATGATCGTGCCGAACCCGACGCCCTGCCATATGCCGGAAGAGATGAAGATAGTCCGAAAAAAGTCAGGTTCGAGAAGAAACATGATCGGATCTCCGCCGAAGAAGCCGACAATATGGTTAAACAAACCGTCTCTCGCCGTAAATTCCTTAAGCATCCCCGCAACAATGACAACCGAAATAAAATGCGGGAAATAAGAAACCGTCTGCACAAGCTTCTTAAAGCCCTTGTTTTTCAATTCATTAAACAACAGAGCCAATATAATCGGCGCCGGAAATGACCAAAATAAAGTATACAAACCGAGAAGCAAAGTATTCTTTAATACCCTGAACGCCATCGGATCGTTAAAAAAAGAAGTGAAGTACTTTACCCCCACCCACTCGCTTCCCCATATCCCCTTGGAAGCGTTGAAATCTTTGAAAGCGATTAATATTCCGTACATCGGAAAATAGTGAAAGACTAACAGCGTCAGAAAGCCGGGAAGCACCATAAGGTAGAGATAGCGGTGCTTGACGAATCTGGCCACCAGCCTGTTATTGGTTGTCTTCAAAGGAACACCTCCTGACTGTTAACATGTTGTGATCAATGCGGCTGGTGCAATTACTCCAGGTCGCATGAGTCTGGCCATTTGGTTCGTTTTTTATGTAAGCGCATTCAATTTCACCCCCAGACTGTATCCTAACGTTCGTCGAAAACGCATTTGCTTCCGGCAACCGTCCCCTATAGATATGATCATCGTGATGCCTTTCAACTTGTTATGCTAAGTAGAAATTAACACATACTAACTTCATCGTCAACAAATAAAAATACTGATGTATTCATTGGTAATTAGCATACTATCTCCGAATTATCCCGAACTGACGATATCGATGCGGCGTTAGGTTATGCCTCCGCTTGAATAAGTCGTAAAAGTAGCTGACGTTGTCAAGTCCGATCTCAAGGCTGATCTCCACGATGTCCATATCCGTGTTTAGCAGCAAATTCTCGGCATAGGACATTCTCAATTCGTTAATGTACTGGGTTGGGGACATTCCGAGATGTTCCCTGAACATTCTGCATACATAGGCATGCGATTTGCCCGACAGCTGGACAAGCGCAGCCGTTCCCCGCGTGAAGTGCTCTTTCTTTTTCGCCTCTCGGCATAGGGACTTAAACCATTCCGGTTGTCCGGTAAGATCAATCGAATCCGCGTCAGCCTTGATATACCTGGAGAACAGGTCGGTCAAAATGACTCTTACCTCCGCTTTGACGGCCAGCTTCTTCTCCTGCGGAATCAGACTGAGCTGGTCCAGCCGGTATCGCACATATTCCTTCTCCGTTTTGGACAGCAAGGTCGACGGCGGCATGGCTGGCCCAAGCAGTCTTTCGCTTGGGAACCCTTCTCCCAAGAAAGCTATGAGGTCATCCAGGACCTTGCGATGGAACGACAAATTGATGAACTGGCAATCGCTATCCGTCGTCTGCTCATAGTAATGAACGTCCCGGTCCCGTATGAACACGAGTGTATTTTCCTGCAGCGGCTGCCTTTTGCCGTTAATGACATGCACAACGCTTCCTTTCAGAATAAGAAACAATTCAAAGAAGTCGTGCGTATGCATGCCGATCGTATCGCGCACCGAAGCGATCAGCCGATAGTGGGCCTGAATTTCAGAATCAATGCCGTCTGCCGCAAGAAGCTTCAACATATGCGATATCCCTCCTTGTTTGTATATTGACTAGTTCCTCCGATGTCAAAACACCATAATGCATTCAAAAATAGAGCAAGATTGAGAGCAAGACTTTCGATTAGGATAGAGTTGTTACTGCAGCCTGAAAGGAGATTTGCCACGAATGAACTTATTAGAACTGCGTCAGCAATTCGAAGTAAACAAACGCATTTATGAAAGCGCCAAGCTTGTCTTCCGCGGAGTCGAAGGCTTCGATGTCTACAATCCTTCCATTCCGTTCGAATGGAACGGCAAGCGCTACATTTACGGACGCGTGGAAAAACGCCATGAGTGGGCGAGGTCCTGGGTTCGCCTGTTCGAGCAGAGCGGTCCGGACCAGTGGACAGCCGTGCCGAATACGATGATTTATCAGCTAGAAGATCCTTATATTAGCGTGATCAACAAACAGCTCGTATTGGGCGGCACGCATGTCCGTTACAAGCAGGGACGCCTCGATACATTCTACGGTTATTTCTACAAAGGCAGCGATCTTCATGATCTCTTCTACTTCACGACCGGTCCGAATTATATGAAGGACATTCGGCTCGTAGAGCTACAGGACGGGAGGATCGGCGTCTTCTCCAGGCCGCGCGGCGAAGGGGTTCGCAAGGAATTCGGCAGCGAATCCTTGGTGGGATTCACCGTCATCGACAGCCTGGACGAATTGTCTCCGGAAGTCATCGAGAACGCCCCTTATATCCGCGGATTATTCAGCAAGGACGAGTGGGGCGGCTGCAACCAGGCCTACTTGCTCGAGAGCGGAAAGGTCGGCGTCATCGGCCATATCTGCTACGCTCAAGAAGATAGATCGACCTATATGAACATGGCCTTCGTATTGGACCCGCAGACGAATCAATTCTCGGATTTGAAAATCATCGGCAGCCGCCCTTGTTATCCGGATGGCCCCGCCAAGAAGCCGCATCTGACCGACTGCGCGTTCACCGCCGGCATCGAAATGCGTCCCGACGGCAAGGTCAATCTGTACAGCGGCATCGGCGATACCGAAGCGGCGCGCATCGCCATTGACTACCCGTTCGAGAAGGAAGGCGCCATTGTAAGCTTATAG
Above is a window of Paenibacillus sp. FSL K6-1330 DNA encoding:
- a CDS encoding AraC family transcriptional regulator, whose translation is MKIKPILQKTYFRTFLVLTTVLICSMIPFVYLLSAEFAKYTMLEVRSNSQNEVNNLASKAEMILGNLKANGLSMYADQNIQNWFFNTSKDPLIDHAALVAQSNFMSTEPLIQRSYLINLKQNLVVDSKAGIVRNESFADPSMLERVKSFHPQYLRFFNHSLDGSDSLALILPATPEKPSDFYLVLLVDKPLLSKLLFGQTIASEQDIRILDEHGQLLLGVSNPALSGQLYQASRELQDSDFQVRLPHQRWFVNTAKLTTENWSVYYSNEYHILTRHISLFQHKLITYTLLLLALLSLLFFWSSRRSLRSITFLSEKLKGKVAFANSTFDAKPDIQWIHDGIDMLLNNVEQLHASMRNQSELVRTELLAQWMLHGTPGTKGYEYIHTQTKLASCDVLFLAVLRIEAYTVFCERYDFPSRKLIKYAIRNISEEVFGAGSYAAEGLDMGGDHLILVIGGQELDELQLQRLLEEIHHQVARILNVDTTAAVSNAYDFGANIRNIYDHIYELTKLRFLNGEKQIFLESDYEEFMAGYPSASEALETAEIIKSIRRGRPETALVLLRQQMKHVHELPYRDCKLNLTYFTYDLLKNFNKSSVLHEISSIHQLLERYSTLSEFQAWLESIVTKLASETEVPKSSNRKEEIVLEIKEYVDNHLQDAQLSIEQIADNFSFSVSYIRQLFKEIMNVSLSEYILQERIERVKEKLISSQLSVLEIADQCGFISKGHFFSAFKKFTNLTPKQYREIHGDSPS
- a CDS encoding glycoside hydrolase family 38 C-terminal domain-containing protein, with the protein product MNEKKEILFHVEKLLNKRDQFMMTMLSVIDFSGFTTMEQLFIHEMDGRPFESFAPGQRWGENWGYGWFRTTIVVPKEAEGKRLVAMLDFGSEATVYINGIVSGAKDLNHHYVTLTRSAKAGEAFEIVAEAYAGHSDSRPTFGESQLCVFEEEVYQFFIDLECLYDLRNHLNPKSLRVSEIDRCLTQVFATIDLTLRQESLGENAKQCRKLMEPLLSCVNGSTAPTLYLMGQSHLDVAWLWPIAETKRKIARTMSNQLALMDEYPEYTYTQSQPFLFQVAKTLYPELYARIKQAVKEGRIIPEGSMWVEPDTNLPSGESLIRQALHGKRFFKDEFGVDNEMLWLPDVFGYSGNLPQIMKGCGIHYFASTKLFGTYDNVADPFPHNTFMWEGIDGSQILTHLMNYGDYYPIRINPSFLIHQWSDRVQLEGISTRLTQFGHGDGGGGSNRDDLEFMRRLGNLEGVPKTKHGSPIEFFEDQIEKGIPDAKYVGELYYPAHRGTYTTQAIIKKLNRKAEIGFREVELWGAAAKLLNNRAYPYEDLERLWKVLLLNQFHDILPGSSIHRVHEEAQLELKELNQNVYDMASDARDALTDDDASRVTVFNSLSWPRKELVALPAGIHGIADENGVVLPVQMHEGLRYAEVEAPSMGWSTYKTEEVEAGDAPATSAVLATESRLENEWIALEMNELGELTRIFDKETGTEWAADRCNVMRMYRDQNSDFDAWEIDRRYRLAPVELKTNAKVSVTANGPLFANIRVERELNQSTMVQDIRLRAGSRRVEFHTTVHWCEKNKLLKVDFPVRVHANESLQEIQFGYVKRPNHASRPHDSDRYEVVQHKWSALAEANRGFALLNDCKYGISVNGNTMSLTLLRAPTWPDETSDQGTHHFAYGFTFWNGAFLDSPVVQEAYELNYPVSLVSGGGREAQSLLFIDQANVIAETVKLAEDGSGDWIVRLYESKGASVACGLHFGLSVAAVYETNMLEEKLAALPQEGEEVSLKFRPFEVKTIRLRPNDAVLSGAE